tgcctgtcccgggGGCTGCGCAAAATGGAAGTGGCTGCTCTGCTGCTTTTTGTGccaaaaccccttgcgcaaaaagaaacggcagaaaatctgctaatgatgttgcaacttatgctaatgagtccctcattagcatatttttctgCCACACAAACGTGTCATGTAGACAGAGCCAGGGACTGGTCCAAGCCAGGTGGTGCCCTGGGCCAAGGGGAGATCTGGTGCTGGAGGAAGCctgtggctccctgcccccagcagcaggctTTCAGCACTCTGTTTAGGAGGCCCAGGTCTACCACTCCTGGTGGCCCTTGCCACCTCCTCACCTCCAGTTAAAAAAGACGCCAGAGCCCAGGAGTGAGGGCCAAGGACGTTTATTCTGGTCACGGCTCGGGGCCGGCCTGCATCCTGCCAGTCCCACATGCCTGCGAGGAAAGACACAGTCGAAAGTGGcgccagccctgcagctgcagggccTGATGGGAGGAAGCAGCCAGTGATGCTGCCAGGTGGGCGGGGCCGCAGGGCCAACCTCAGGCTCCACCATCTGCTCCTTGCAGAGGGACCCTAGTGCCTGCTGGCCCCACCAGTGGGCCCAGAGAGCATTCACGCCCCCTCCGGGCAGAACTGTGCTCCGGTGGGTGCTGGGCGCCCAGGCAGTCCATGGTGTCACCCAGCCTCCTGCAGGCAGGGAGCGGGTAGGTGTGGCTCCCAGAGAGGGCAGCACGTGTGAAGACTTCCAGAGCAGCCAGAAGGAAGCTGCCCGctcagggaggggtgggagacGGGTCAGACTCCTGCCCCTGGCTGGCGGCCCCAGGCCTGCGCTTCAGTTGCTTTCTCCTGAGGCCTGCAAGACAAAGCCCAGACCACGGTcagggtggggcctggctctgcaggccagacGCAGCCGGAGTGACGCCGGTGCCTGAGCAGCTGGTGGTAGGCTCACTCCTGCGCTGGTGCTAATGGAgccgtgtggtgctgccactcgGGCCAGAGCTCCGCACTCATGGGCAATGGCCTGGCCACCAGGGCCACGCAGgatcctgtggcaccatagagacaAACATCTGTTTGGGCATCGGCTTTAGCAGGCTGGAGCCGCCTGGGCAAACGCAGGAAAATGGCCCCCCAGCGATGTCGCTGCTGGCTCGCTCCCGGCTCAGTGCACCATACCAAGGGGTCTGCGCCTGCCAGCAAGTGCCTGGGCACAGGGGGTCACGTACCTCAGCCCACAGACTGGCGGGGCCCTGATGCCACGTCCTCCTGCAGCTGGTGTCGGGCCCAAATCCAGAGCGTCTCTGCCAAGGGGTAGCGGCAGCGCAGAGTCAGCCTGGTGAGGGTGACATTGGCTtagcccggggaggggggaaccttGGACCTCTCACACTGCAGGGAcatccctcctggccccagagctgcCCCTCACCTGTACCACGAGTCCCGGCTGATGATGGGGAAGATGGCGGGGACCCCCTCAGGCACGAAGGTCACCTCATTCTCATACACCAGGGAGTCTCCTTCAAACTGCAGGGGAGACAGGGACAGACTGGGATTCCTTGGGCTCCCCTGaccccaggagctcagccccatcCGGCCTCATGGAGTCACAGCTTCTGGGTCACTCCCAGGTCAACCTGTCCCCAACATCTCGCTGGGCGAGGGAGCTTGGCCCAGCTAGAACACAGACTGAGGCCAGTGAATCCAGCTAGCTGGGCTGGCCTCTAGCTGTGGTGGAGCTGGAGGGTTCCCTGCACCCACATGGCTTGCTTCCCAAACAGCCGGCCTGCACCACTGCCCCATGGCAAAGCACTGCTAGCCCTGCCACCATCCCCTCGGGCCCAGCATAAGGCCTGGACTAAGCGAGAGCCTGCATCAGACCCACTCTCCGAtccccagctgcctctccccagtcCCAGGCGcccactgcctgccccatgcTGTGGGGGCTCACCTGCCGTGTGGTCCCACAGGAGGCCagagagaaggagaagagagcCTGCGAGGAATCAGAGGCCACAGGCCCACAGCTTGGGTCCCTCAGGTGGGTCCGGCGGGGGTCAAGAGCAGGCCGGGTGTCCAGGCTCCGCACGGTGGCCACCATGGTGCCATTGGGCAGGCACACTGTGCTCGGCAGCGGGGAAGACAGCCTTGATCAGGCCCAGAGTCCCGCTATTACTCCTCAttttcccagcagcagctgctgggcagCACTGTGCTCCCCCCAAATCCCATGCATGGTGTGGGCAGCTCTGGAGGGCTCTGTGCGCTCTCACCAGCGTGGAACTGGGCGCCGGGTGggggcccttccccccactgcagaGGACAAGGCTGGCCTCCAGGTTGGTGGCCAGTGGCTGTGGAGGGGTAAGGActcagccctgactcctgaatgAGCCAGATCTAGAGGAGATGGGACACCTGTTCAACCAATCCCTTCACACGGGCCCAGACCCTCCCCCGGGACGTCCGGTGCTGGGGTCTCCATCCAGGCACTCACCCAGAAGCTGCCCTGTGGGGAAGGTACAGACAATGGAGAAGGACGCCAGGACTGCGAGAGTCTTGTTGTCGCGCAAGGAGAACTCCAGCCGTGCTGCCAGCCGGTGCAGAGAGATGCTCTGGAGAGGCAATGGCAGGGGGTGATCTGCGGGCCCAGGCAGGACCCCACCCCAGCAGGCTCAGCACAACCCAGGGactgggagaggccaggccagCGCGAGGGCTGGCTACTGCCCCCTTTCGTCCTGAGGGCAGCAGTTACctaccagcccctgctggggaaggCATGAGGTAGGCTGGGACCAAGGGGCTAGATCAGTGGGttaacccagcccctgcccatccCATGGGGCACTAGACCCTTCCCCCCATTCTCTGAGGAGCCAGGCAGTGCGCCGAGACTCTGCTGCATGGTGGGAGGTGGAGTCGCTCCCCACTCAGATGCAGCAAGCCTGCGTGTTGGATTCTCCTCGCCCCCCCAGGGCACAATGGGACAGGCGGCACCTTGCTGCAGAGAAAGGCTTCAAAGGCTGGTGCTAAGTGACCAAGAAGAGCTGGGAAAGGGCTTGCAGAGGGAGGAAGAACACAACTGCTGCAGCGTGGACAGGTCACACACCGCCAGTGCCAGCACTGCGCCTGGTCCTCCACGGGTACCTGAGTCCAGCGGGAGACCCCAGCCACAGGCGGGGACTTAGAGACTGTGGCCTGCATCTCCCTGTCACAGAGAGCCAGCCCGCGGGACAGGTGCCTGCTAGTAGAATCTCCCCAGAACCCAGAGGGAGAgtgacaggaggagggggcagggctgaggacaaGGAATTCATTGAAAATGCGTGTGGAGAcctcccaggctggggccaaTCAGCCGGAGAGACCTGCCCTCGCGCAAGGAGAGACCTGCCCTCGCGCAAGGAGAGACCTGCCCTCGCGCAAGGAGAGACCTGCCCTCGCACAACAAGGAAACAAACAGCTCCTGCCCAGGGCAGTCGGCTGAAACTTTTTGGAACTTTCATGTTGCGAGACATTTTGCGAGCCAGAAAGAAAGTGTCGTTTTGAATTGGAGGGGGGGCCGCGGTGCCATTCCCAGCACCAAGTGACCAgcttcccctcttcccagccaTATGGACGCTGCCTGCGGAATGGCAGACACTCCCCCACGGCGTGAGCAGCGCCTGTGCCCAGTTAAGGGTAGGTGGCCAGCTGCCCTTCTCGCTGCCTCCCCCGAGAACTGCAATCCCCACCAGAAAATgtgtcctgcctcctccccaggccccgagctcccccacccacctcataggccaggccaggagccagaAGGGAGACAGCCAGGCGGAAATGGTGACCATCATCTGACACTTGGTAGCtgtggggagctgcctgctggcTCAGGGGCTGCTCCCCAATGTAGGGAACCCAGAACCGGTCCAGGCTCCCCCGAGTCATCACCAGCACGAGTGCCCCTGGCTCACAGGAGCCCTGGAAGGTGGGTGGCACTGCCAGGAGGAAAAGGGAGTAAATCAAGGCCCATGAGCAACTCGGAGCCAACAGCTCAGCAAGGCCCTGTGCTGGAGGGATACAGGGATGGGCAGCGGGGAGCTGCTAGGAGGGGTGGGACATGGAGCCACTGACACCCATAGACTCCTGACCACGCTCACTCATGCCACCCCAACCCTTGTGCCAACCTCTGCATCTCCCCACATTAGCACCAACCCCAGGTCCAGCTGAAACCCGCCTCCcaccgccccccttcccaccctggaactggccctcacagcctcccaccgcctcccttcccaccctggaacccggccctcacagcctcccaccGCCCCCCGTCCCACCCTGGAAccggccctcacagcctcccaccaccccccttcccaccctggaaccggccctcccagcctcccaccaccccccttcccaccctggaaccggccctcacagcctcccaccgccccccttcccaccctggaaccggccctcacagcctcccaccgccccccttcccaccctggaaccggccctcacagcctcccaccgccccccttcccaccctggaaccggccctcacagcctcccaccGCCCCCCGTCCCACCCTGGAAccggccctcacagcctcccaccGCCCCCCGTCCCACCCTGGAAccggccctcacagcctcccaccaccccccttcccaccctggaaccggccctcacagcctcccaccaccccccttcccaccctggaacccggccctcacagcctcccaccaccccccttcccaccctggaaccggccctcacagcctcccaccaccccccttcccaccctggaaccggccctcacagcctcccaccGCCCCACTTCCCACCCTGGAACctggccctcacagcctcccaccgccccccttcccaccctggaaccggccctcacagcctcccaccaccccccttcccaccctggaaccggccctcacagcctcccaccGCCCCCCGTCCCACCCTGGAAccggccctcacagcctcccaccaccccccttcccaccctggaaccggccctcacagcctcccaccaccccccttcccaccctggaacccggccctcacagcctcccaccaccccccttcccaccctggaaccggccctcacagcctcccaccGCCCCCCGTCCCACCCTGGAACctggccctcacagcctcctgccgccccccttcccaccctggaacccggccctcacagcctcccaccGCCACCCGTCCCACCCTGGAAccggccctcacagcctcccaccgccccccttcccaccctggaacccggccctcacagcctcccaccgccccccttcccaccctggaaccggccctcacagcctcccgCCGCCCCCCGTCCCACCCTGGAAccggccctcacagcctcccgccgccccccttcccaccctggaaccggccctcacagcctcccgCCGCCCCCCGTCCCACCCTGGAAccggccctcacagcctcccgccgccccccttcccaccctggaaccggccctcacagcctcccgCCGCCCCCCGTCCCACCCTGGAAccggccctcacagcctcccgccgcccccagtcccaccctagaacccggccctcacagcctcccgCTGTCCCCCGTCCCACCCTGGAACCCgccccccatcccaccctggAACCGGCCCTTACAGCCTCCCGCCGCCCCCAGTCCCACCCTAGAAcccggccctcacagcctcccgCCGCCCCCCGTCCCACCCTGGAAcccagccctcacagcctcccgcCGCCCCCCGTACCACCCTGAAAccggccctcacagcctcccgCCGCCCCCCGTCCCACCCTGGAAccggccctcacagcctcccgctgccccctCTTCCACTCTGGAACCGGCCCTCAAggcctcccactcccctccttcccagcctggagccggccctcacagcctcctgccGCCCCCCGTCCCACCCTGGAActggccctcacagcctcccactcccccccgTCCCACCCTGGAAccggccctcacagcctcccgCCACCCCCCGTCCCACCCTGGAAcccggccctcacagcctcccactcccccccatcccaccctggaacccggccctcacagcctcccgCTCCCCCCCGTCCCACCCTGGAACCCGGCCCTCACAGCCTACCGCCGCCCCCCGTCCCACCCTGGAAccggccctcacagcctcccaccGCCCCCCGTCCCACCCTGGAACCGGCCCTCACAGCCTACCGCCGCCCCCCGTCCCACCCTGGAAcccggccctcacagcctcccaccaccccccttcccaccctggaaccggccctcacagcctcccgCTGACCCACATCCCACCATGGCCACAGTCCTACTatgccctgccccagctcacccACATCTGGGACGTCGCAGGTGACGAGCCCTGGCTGGGCAAAGGTCTGGCCCGTGGGCACCAGCCGCAGGGTGTAGTTGAGGTGCAGGGTGTAGCGCCTGAGGGGGCCATGCAGGTACTGCCAGAAGGACAGAATGGGTCAGAGTCAGACCCCCCAGCTAGGGGCACAGAGCAAAGTGGCTGTCCTAGGGCGTGCCATGTGAGGCACCCTGACAGTCCCACCTCTGCTGGCCCCTCATGCCAGCCTGCAGCGCGGGCCAGGCCTCCCAGAGCACCTGGGGCTCTGACAGCCGCTCAGCCCCCATGCCCTCTGCCGTCCACCCCGGCCCCCCTTACCTGCTGCTGCACCAGGGGGTCAGCAAAGGGCACCCTCAGCGCAAAGGCCTTGGTGCCGTTGGGGTTGGGCTCCTCGTGGGGGTCAAAGCCGCAGTCCTGGGCCTGGTGGTGGCTCAGGGGCCGTCCGCCCACCGAGACCGACACCAGCTCCACGTCAGGCAGGAAGTGCCCCAGGCGCACCGTGAAGTAGCCCTCTGCCGCGACAGAGTCTGGGGGGAGAGGTGCTGCAGGGCGGGCGCTTCGCTGCCGCGTCCACCGGCCAGGGACCAGGGTGCTGAGCTCAGCGTCCTGAGACTGCCAGCGAACCGGGGGTGGCGTCTAACCTGCGCTGCCCGCAGTGCCCCTTCAGTCTGCCCTGCACGGGGCCCCAGCCGAACACGGAAAGGGGCGAGGGACgcagcagggactggcagccGGCACTGGGCGAGGCCTGGGGGGCAGCAGCACTTTGCTTTCCCAGcctgcaccacagcccctcgcGCTGCACCAAGGCCCAAGAGCTGCCGGCTGCTTGGAAAAGGCCGCGGCACCTGCCCGCTGCGTAAGCGTTGGCTGCAGGCTGTCTGGAGGTGGGGGCTTGCTAAGCCTGGGCCTGTCGTTCCTCCAAGAGCCCGGGAAAAGCCTGGGGCAATGGACACTGGAGCACCCCACGCACATGACGTCCCATGGGGCAGCTGTCAGCCCTTATCTGCCAAAGCAACGAGAGGCCTTTCCGAAAACACCCACTGGCCACCACGACGCAGAACCGCTCCGCACCGACATTCCACACAAGGTGGCCGAGGAGCTGCCAGGAGCCATATCCCCAGCGATGCCGCAGCCCAGCAGCGGCCGAGCTCTGGGACTCTGTTCTCACCCATAACCATTTCCAGTCTGGGGACAATTTACACCTTCAAGTCAGCCACGGGCACCAGCATGGCCCCCCAGTTCgctaacatttttatggctgacctcggACATTTCCCGCCTCTCCTTCAGCGACACCGTCGACATCTTCATCATACGGGAAGGAGATCCCTCAAGAATTCAAccgggatttcaacaacttccacccaccatcaacctcagcctgcacCAGCCCACACAAGACATCCACTTCCTGGAACCACAGGGCAAGTAAGTGATGGTCCCATGAACACCCCTCTACACCAGAATCCTACTGACCAATATTCtgacctacatgcctctagctcagtccaggacacatcacacaagCCATTGTTTACAACCAGGCCCTCAAAggcaaccagatttgctccaatcccacagacaaacACCAACTGGATCTGTCTCAGGCATTCTTAGCACTGAAATagccacctggggaagtgaggaaacggattggcagagccagacaagtacccaggagTCACCTGCTACAAGACAGAAGCAACCAGGCAAACCCCAGCACATCATCAGTGATCCACCACCTCTCCTGGAAAACGGTCCCTCCctgtcacaggccttgggagacaggccacagacagccccccaagcAAACCCTCACCAGGGCCCTTCCCCTGCACCAAACGCCGTTGCCAACGGTGCACACGTCCACACAAACGAGGGCTGTTAAAAccatggcagggccgtggggtcCAACCAGTTCGGAAGCAGTAGCCACtctaggggctgctgccatcgcGACCCAGCCCCACTCAACTGTCCAAATAGCCACGTGTGGCGAATGGCCGGCGAGTTGGATGCCACATTTGTAGGACAACCGAGGAACCACTGAACATCTCAGCAGCGACTCGGTTCCCAGCGCACGGGCCCTGCAGGGTAACGCTGAGCTGTGAACGGCAGAGCCCGCAGCGAAGTCTCCCGGGGCGAGCCTGCCCCacacctgcccagctcctggggagatGGCTTTGCTGAGTGTAACCGACAATTATTGGCTGAACGGTTAGTCGTTTCCACTCAAACATCCCCAccacaagcaacaccatcacaggacctggCCACACCCCCAGGGGCTCAGCCACCTGCCCATGCACCGATGCGATCTGCCATCAGTGCCGGCAACGTCCCTCTGCCATGGACACTGGCTAAACCGGACAGGCTCTGCGCCAAAGGGACACAAAGCAGACATCAGGGATGGTATCACACACATGAACCCGCAGGGGCCattcaacctccctggacactccgTAAGAGACTGACAAGCGGCCGTCCCGCAACACAAACGCTTCCAAACCAGACGTCCAGGAGAGCCTGAGCGCCAAGACATCTGCAAAGCTGACACTTCTCCTgggttggagcaggagcagggaatgGCGGGCTCCCTCCGTCTTCACATCTCCCCATCCCCTGACTGAATCAGCCTCATTACCATCGGTCCTACCTGTGCGCGGGTGCATGCTGGTGCGCGCGGGTGCATGCTGGTGCGCGCGGGTGCATGCTGGTGCGCGCGGGTGCATGCTGGTGGGCGCGGGTGCATGCTGGTGGGCGCGGGTGCATGCTGGTGGGCGCGGGTGCATGCTGGTGGGCGCGGGTGCATGCTGGTGGGCGCGGGTGCATGCTGGTGCGCGCGGGTGCATGCTGGTGCGCGCGGGTGCATGCTGGTGCGCGCGGGTGCATGCTGGTGCGCGCGGGTGCATCGCTACCTCTAAtatccactccatgcatctgatgaagtggtttttccCCATAGAAGCTTGCGCCCAAATCGATCTGTTAGACCTTAGAGAGCCCCGGGACTCCTTGTCTGTGCAAAAGGGGGGCTTTCCCCTCACGCGGAGCCCCTGTGGCAGGGTCTGGtgcagcgctggtggggggggcaccACGATGAGGCTGAGCCTGGAGTCTGTCTGGACAGAGATccatgtgctcctgccccccagagctcGTTCTGTGCTTACCAGCATCgtcccccaccccacaacccgCCCTCTCCACCCGGGCCCTGCAGAAACTGTCAGAGGGGCAGCTCCTGTTGAGGCTCCTGCCGCTGGGGGCCCATGCCAGGACCTCTGAGGGGGCCGTCAGAAAGGCAGGGCTCCCATGGGATCCCCATTCCAGGGCCAAGCGGCCCCGGCCTAGTGCCAGAGCCAGGGGCCGCAGGGGCTGTGCCTACCGTCGATGATGCGGGGTGGCCGGGGTGAGAAGGGGGTGTGGATGGGCCGGTAGCTGCGGTGATGCGTCCGATCACTTGCATCGCCTTGCCAGTGCCGGTCCAACAGCAGGTGGATGCTGTACCTGGTGCCATAGCGCTTACCCTCCAGGgcgctctgtgggggggggggagctgtgaccccACAGAGGAGACGCTCCACCCCCTGGAGCAGTGAGCTCAGTCATGGGACAGCCAGGACCAGCTCTtcccctgggcagccccactcTGACCCGCGCCCCGCGAGGTGGAGGGGTTGGACCAGGAGGGACCTTGCACCTACGCGGGGAGCCGGCTGAGagctgctgcagggagctggaggctgcAAGAGCCTGGGCACAGAGCAGGTGGTGACAGGAGTTCATGGCCTTGTCGCAGGCTGGAGAGCCAGGTTCTGTcccggtgcagggcagggcacagggtCCCAAGGCTCAGAGCAGGGCAGGCCACGTGACTGAGGGCCTCCCGCTCGTCCAGCCAGAGGGCGAGCCCGttaccccagggcctggtgcaGCCCCCACCCGCAGAGCGGCCCCTGCTGCCCGGCCGGCCCCCTGACCTGCATCAGCCCCCCAGGGGCACCGATGGGCACCACAACGCGCACGAGCCTCGCGTCCGTCAGCAAGGCATAGCCATTGCGGGTGATTGTGGCTGCATCAATCAGGCGGCCGTCCAGGCCCATCTGGACCCTCTCGTCTCGGTACCGCTCCGGCCAAAGCACCAGGGAGGGCAGGATCCGTGGGGTCTCCCAGCTCAGGGTGGTGGCACTGACTACGGGGGAGCCTGTGGACAGGAGGCCGTGAGCTCCACCACCTGgtcccctgggctctgctcccccagccctgccggtgccccccaccccccacccgcagcccccacccgcccagccctgccggtgccccccaccccccacccgcagccctgctggtgccccccacccgcagcccccgcccgcccagccctgccggtgccccccactccccacccgcagcccccgcccgcccagccctgccggtgccccccaccccccaccccccacccgcagcccccgtccgcccagccctgccggtgccccccaccccccacccgcagcccccacccgcccagccctgccggtgccccccactccccacccgcagcccccgtccgcccagccctgccggtgccccccaccccccacccgcagcccccacccgcccagccctgccggtgccccccaccccccacccgcagcccccgcc
The genomic region above belongs to Pelodiscus sinensis isolate JC-2024 chromosome 18, ASM4963464v1, whole genome shotgun sequence and contains:
- the LOC112546096 gene encoding uncharacterized protein LOC112546096 isoform X2, with the translated sequence MAGSGRGLWAGQQCMAGGACSPAHGCRYQCIPQPAVQGRCSVWGPGCTSVQFPATGSAQAAAALAQSPAVPSLSGSLPCVTCPLPLCSLGLLCVGLPWPVASLPFPHGAARTECRGRFFWIWLDRAFVGRSGWRYGVYTDSGQSIEATPQLASQCGFTAGSDLRGNPQIRVSFLACSVHNTFDQEFGLQLWVEVTGPTGPGTPYDVAISCPLGAPWSPREIVCEENYMEVSVRRAVPGIASEALNEDWIAAWPVVEGLDVEVARATVFYKQAWMMLMVDTAVACPVSSPVVSATTLSWETPRILPSLVLWPERYRDERVQMGLDGRLIDAATITRNGYALLTDARLVRVVVPIGAPGGLMQSALEGKRYGTRYSIHLLLDRHWQGDASDRTHHRSYRPIHTPFSPRPPRIIDDSVAAEGYFTVRLGHFLPDVELVSVSVGGRPLSHHQAQDCGFDPHEEPNPNGTKAFALRVPFADPLVQQQYLHGPLRRYTLHLNYTLRLVPTGQTFAQPGLVTCDVPDVVPPTFQGSCEPGALVLVMTRGSLDRFWVPYIGEQPLSQQAAPHSYQVSDDGHHFRLAVSLLAPGLAYESISLHRLAARLEFSLRDNKTLAVLASFSIVCTFPTGQLLVCLPNGTMVATVRSLDTRPALDPRRTHLRDPSCGPVASDSSQALFSFSLASCGTTRQFEGDSLVYENEVTFVPEGVPAIFPIISRDSWYRLTLRCRYPLAETLWIWARHQLQEDVASGPRQSVG
- the LOC112546096 gene encoding uncharacterized protein LOC112546096 isoform X3, translating into MLLLHLGLLCVGLPWPVASLPFPHGAARTECRGRFFWIWLDRAFVGRSGWRYGVYTDSGQSIEATPQLASQCGFTAGSDLRGNPQIRVSFLACSVHNTFDQEFGLQLWVEVTGPTGPGTPYDVAISCPLGAPWSPREIVCEENYMEVSVRRAVPGIASEALNEDWIAAWPVAQGALKQVWQVVFHFRNGSLLSMPAAMAHSLGYGVNTTATRVLFRAPYGTTQSERATVEGLDVEVARATVFYKQAWMMLMVDTAVACPVSSPVVSATTLSWETPRILPSLVLWPERYRDERVQMGLDGRLIDAATITRNGYALLTDARLVRVVVPIGAPGGLMQSALEGKRYGTRYSIHLLLDRHWQGDASDRTHHRSYRPIHTPFSPRPPRIIDDSVAAEGYFTVRLGHFLPDVELVSVSVGGRPLSHHQAQDCGFDPHEEPNPNGTKAFALRVPFADPLVQQQYLHGPLRRYTLHLNYTLRLVPTGQTFAQPGLVTCDVPDVVPPTFQGSCEPGALVLVMTRGSLDRFWVPYIGEQPLSQQAAPHSYQVSDDGHHFRLAVSLLAPGLAYESISLHRLAARLEFSLRDNKTLAVLASFSIVCTFPTGQLLVCLPNGTMVATVRSLDTRPALDPRRTHLRDPSCGPVASDSSQALFSFSLASCGTTRQFEGDSLVYENEVTFVPEGVPAIFPIISRDSWYRLTLRCRYPLAETLWIWARHQLQEDVASGPRQSVG
- the LOC112546096 gene encoding uncharacterized protein LOC112546096 isoform X1, encoding MAGSGRGLWAGQQCMAGGACSPAHGCRYQCIPQPAVQGRCSVWGPGCTSVQFPATGSAQAAAALAQSPAVPSLSGSLPCVTCPLPLCSLGLLCVGLPWPVASLPFPHGAARTECRGRFFWIWLDRAFVGRSGWRYGVYTDSGQSIEATPQLASQCGFTAGSDLRGNPQIRVSFLACSVHNTFDQEFGLQLWVEVTGPTGPGTPYDVAISCPLGAPWSPREIVCEENYMEVSVRRAVPGIASEALNEDWIAAWPVAQGALKQVWQVVFHFRNGSLLSMPAAMAHSLGYGVNTTATRVLFRAPYGTTQSERATVEGLDVEVARATVFYKQAWMMLMVDTAVACPVSSPVVSATTLSWETPRILPSLVLWPERYRDERVQMGLDGRLIDAATITRNGYALLTDARLVRVVVPIGAPGGLMQSALEGKRYGTRYSIHLLLDRHWQGDASDRTHHRSYRPIHTPFSPRPPRIIDDSVAAEGYFTVRLGHFLPDVELVSVSVGGRPLSHHQAQDCGFDPHEEPNPNGTKAFALRVPFADPLVQQQYLHGPLRRYTLHLNYTLRLVPTGQTFAQPGLVTCDVPDVVPPTFQGSCEPGALVLVMTRGSLDRFWVPYIGEQPLSQQAAPHSYQVSDDGHHFRLAVSLLAPGLAYESISLHRLAARLEFSLRDNKTLAVLASFSIVCTFPTGQLLVCLPNGTMVATVRSLDTRPALDPRRTHLRDPSCGPVASDSSQALFSFSLASCGTTRQFEGDSLVYENEVTFVPEGVPAIFPIISRDSWYRLTLRCRYPLAETLWIWARHQLQEDVASGPRQSVG